The genomic region TTATTTTGAAGATAAGTTTAGAGTATATGCCGGTTCCAATGCCGTTTTTACTCAGAAATTTACGGCTGAAGGATATGATGAAACGCTCGATCTTGGAAATGTGATCGCAGCATTTAACTTGTCATCGCCCGATAGAATCATGATTAGTGCCCATTGGGACAGTCGTCCGCGCGCAGATATGGACTCCGACTCAACTCGTAAAGATGAGGCAATTCTCGGAGCCGATGATGGGGGAAGTGGAGTGGCTGTATTGCTCGAGCTTGCGCGAATGTTCAAAGAAAATCCTCCGCCAATTGGGGTGGATATTGTATTATTTGACGGGGAAGATTATGGCAAATCAGGTAATCTTGATTTGTATTTCCTGGGCTCACGGTATTGGGCTAAAAATCCTCCTGTTCCGGGCTATAGTCCCCGTTTTGGGATTTTATTGGATATGGTGGGGGCGAAGGGGGCCAGGTTTCCAAAGGAACAATATTCAGTTCGGTTCGCTCCTAATTTGGTGGATGAAGTGTGGAACATTGCTTCAGAAAAAGGCTATAAAAATTATTTCCTTGATGAAAAAGGAGCGGCAGTTTCGGACGATCATGTAATAGTGAATGAACAGGCCGGAATTCCCATTATTAATATTATAAACCATAGCCGCACCGGACGAGGAAATACTGATTTTGCTCCTTACTGGCATACACATGATGATAATATGGAGATCATCAGTAAAAAAACCCTTCAAGCAGTCGGAGATGTCATGGCTGAACTTATTTATAATCGTTTATAATGGAATATGTTGAACTTCGCATATCACTAAAAGATGACTTCCACGAACTGCTGATAGCTGAGTTGTTTGATTTGGACTTTGAGGGCTTTGAACAAGAAGATGATATGCTGGTTGCTACCATACCTTCCAAACGATTTGATGATTCCAAGCGTGAAGATATAGAGCAAAAGCTTATGATTTTTGGCTTAGGTACCGTGATCCTGAGCGAAAAGGTTATCCCTCCGCAGAATTGGAATGAAGAATGGGAGCGCACCATCCAGCCGCAAACCATTGGGCAGTTTTATGTGCATCCGACTTGGTCGGGAACGGGAGGAGAGCTTGGAGATAAAATTGAGCTGATGATTGATCCCAAAATGGCATTTGGCACCGGGTATCATGCCACAACACAGGTGATGCTGGAGTGGCTTCCGGAAGTGATAAGCAAAGGCGACAAAGTTTTGGACGCCGGAACGGGAACCGGTATCCTGGCAATCGCAGCTCTTAAAGTAGGCGCCGATTCAGCCTTTGGATTTGATGTTGACGAGTGGAGTGAAACCAATGCCAGGGAAAATATTTTATTAAACGACGTAGGGAATTTTCAAGTTAAGCTGGGCTCAACGGAAGTGATCCCAAAGGGAGAAAAATATGATGTGATCCTCGCCAACATCAATCGAAATGCACTTATTGAACTTCTACCTGAATTGGTAATACATCTGGGTGAAGGTGGCAAAATAGTACTGTCCGGATTGCTGGAAGAAGATGAATACGTCATGCTGGAACAGCCGGTTTTAAAAGATTTAACCCACATGGAAACTCGTAATCACCTGGAATGGATTGCAATAATGTTTCAAGCATGAAAGCAGCCATTGATATAGGTACAAATACGGTTTTGTTGCTTGTCGCAGAAATGCATGAGGGGATGATCAATTCTCTTCACGAAGAACAGCGCGTGCCCCGTTTGGGGAAAGGGGTAGATGCCGACAAGAATATAAATCAAGCCGCTACGGATAGGGTTATTGAAGCCCTGAGTGAATACAAAGAAATTCTGGCATCCGGTTACCCGGAAGTGGAGAACGTAACGGTAACGGCTACCAGTGCAGTTCGGGATGCGAATAACCGGGAAGAGTTTATACAAAATGTAAGGAAAAGCACCGGGTATAATATAAAGCTGTTGTCGGGAAGGGAAGAAGCAGAATGGACGGCAGCCGGGGCGCTGTCAATGTTTTCCCAAAGCCCGGAAAACCAAACTGCAATTTTGGATATCGGTGGAGGAAGTACGGAGATTGCCCTTTTGAATGGACTTGAAGTCAAAGACAGTCATTCTTTTGACATGGGATCGGTGCGATTTACAGAGCGTTTTTTAAAAAATAATCCTCCCAAAACAAATGAGATTACAGCCTGTCGAGAAGAAATAAAGAGATTACTTGAAAGCCGACCATTTATTGTCAAAAATGATATACAAGCCGTAGGAGTTGCAGGGACGGTGACCACCCTTGCCGGAATGATTTTAGATTTAGAAACCTATCAACCAGAAAAGCTTAACGGATTTTCCATTTCAGCATATAAATTGCAGAACATTATCGACTTATTCAGCAAATACCCGTCGGAAGAAATGCTGAATAAACATCCGGTTTACCTGAAGGGGAGGGCTGATATCTTTTTGGCCGGTATGCTAATTTTAGAAGGGTTTATGACACATTTCAAGGTGACCGATATTACGGTTTCTACGGGAGGTATCCGTCATGGTGCAGTTTTAAAGACATAAAAAAAGCGCCAATAAATGAATAATGGCGCTTTGACTTTTCCTAAGTTTAGGAATTAGTTGCCGAGTGGGAAACGCACACCGGCTCCAATATTTAATTGATCGGCATCTCCAATAACATATTTCAGTTCCCCAAATAGATCACCAAAACCCACACCGTATTCCAAGCCGGCACCTAGGTTTAATCCAACTTCTGAATTAGAAGCACTCGCTGTATTTGTGCCATCATCGAACTTACTTTTGACGGTCATAAAGTTTAACCCACCAAGAGCGTAAGCAGTCAGTCCTTGTTCTTCATCTGCGTGAAAAATATAGTTTGCGTTCGCATTTAATTCCCACCAGGTAACGGTAGTGTTACCGAATTCCTCAGGGAAAAATAACCCCAAATCAACAACAGCTCTGAACTCTTCATTGATTTGATAGACCCCGTCAGCCCGAATACCCAGACGTTCAACTTCAGATCCATACATTAAGCCAACCCCTGCTTTTACAAATTGTGCTTGTGCCGTTTGTACCGCTAATACGGAGAATAAGACCATAAATACAAGCGTAGTTATTTTTTTCATAGTTATCTTTTTATTAGTTGATATTATTATTGTTGCATTACTGCTTCAACGATTAATACGCAGATTGTAATCAAAAAAGGTCAAATTTAAAAAAATGGAAAAAAAAGACATTTTCATTTGTCTCAGGCTTTGTATTTTAAGTGCTGAATAATTTATGATATGCCAGAAGAAAACTCCGAAATTAAAAATAACTCGCCGCGCCAAAATGCATCTGCAAGTAGTCTTGAAGATGATAAATTTGTGGCCGAAGCATTGGCAGGCCGGGAAGATTCTTACAAAAAATTAGTAGATAAGTATCAGAAGCCGCTTTACTTCCACATCCGTAAAATGATAAAGGAAGTAGAATTGGTGGAAGATTTGGTGCAGGAAGTGTTTATGAAAGCCTTCCATAATTTATCTACATACAGTAACGAATATGCTTTTTCTACCTGGCTATACCGCATTGCCACCAACCATACCATCGACTATCTGCGTAAAAAGAAACTGCAGACTTTATCCATCAATCAACCTTATCAAACGAAAGATGGGGAAATGGAAATTCAGCTTCCTGATGATAATTTCTTGACCGATCAGCCGGTAATTAAAAAGGAGAGAAAGCAGATCGTGCAAAATGCGATAGAGAATCTTCCGGAGAAATACAGGGCAGTAATAGAAATGCGCCACATGGAAGAGAAATCATACCAGGAAATAGCAGAGATTCTGGATCTGCCTTTGGGCACAGTAAAAGCACATATATTTAGAGCAAGAGAGTTACTGTATAAAGCTTTAATTGATAAAAGAGATAAATTTTAATCTTTTATTTGAGCCGTTTTTATTTCTTTTTACGCAGAAAGAAGTAAACAATCGAATAATATCTAATAGTTGACCATGAAATTATCAAATACAATAAAACTATTTTCTTGCTTACTGTTCTTTTCCCTGCTAACCATTTCATGTGGAGATGACCCGGCTTCTGCGAATGAAGATCCACCCGCTCTTCCAAGTTTTGAAAATGTAACAGCTGATGTTTCATTTTTTGAACAAAACAGTTCTGAAGTAAACTCAGAAAGTAATTTCAGTGCTGCTTATAATCACGCAATAGGACTTAGCAGTGTTTCTTTTATAAGTGGAATATATCTGGGCTTTTTCAATCCGGCCGACCAAAGTGAGGCTGATTTTAAAAACGGAAAATGGGTTTGGGAATACACTTACAGTGATGGCAGTGAATCTGTTATGATAACTCTGATCGCCGAGGAAGTCGGCAGCAACATGGTATGGGAAATGAATTGGTCGTATGATGACGGAGCAGGTAATTCTTTTGAAGATTATACGATGGTTCAAGGAATGGTAGCATTAGATGGTTCTTCCGGCAGCTGGACGTTTAATGATATGGATCCTGAAACAAATACAGAAACACCATATTTGATAACTACCTGGGAGAGATCAAGTGAAACAAATTACGAATCAACTACGGAGATTTATGATGGATCCGGTGGGGTTGATACTTATACGTTTACTCAAAACGGTGAAGTATTTGATGTTTCCTATACAAGCAGTGATCAGCAGACCAACATCTATGTGCATTGGGAAACAGATGTACAGACCGGTTATTACCAAATTGGTGACGACCAAGGCAGCCGTTATTGCTGGGATGCAACTTTTCAGAATGTTACCTGCTCAGACGTAGGGTACTAAAACTTTCTGCAACGCAGTTTTAATATTAAAAGCCGGCTTCTTCAAGTCGGCTTTTTTAATTTTGGGATAAGTTGGAAGATACAAT from Gracilimonas sp. harbors:
- a CDS encoding Ppx/GppA phosphatase family protein, giving the protein MKAAIDIGTNTVLLLVAEMHEGMINSLHEEQRVPRLGKGVDADKNINQAATDRVIEALSEYKEILASGYPEVENVTVTATSAVRDANNREEFIQNVRKSTGYNIKLLSGREEAEWTAAGALSMFSQSPENQTAILDIGGGSTEIALLNGLEVKDSHSFDMGSVRFTERFLKNNPPKTNEITACREEIKRLLESRPFIVKNDIQAVGVAGTVTTLAGMILDLETYQPEKLNGFSISAYKLQNIIDLFSKYPSEEMLNKHPVYLKGRADIFLAGMLILEGFMTHFKVTDITVSTGGIRHGAVLKT
- a CDS encoding M28 family peptidase, with product MNKWYLLGSIIFLWGCSDSGKPGLKFSEQGREVPAFNADSAYQFVQRQVDFGPRVPNSEAHRKAMAYFEDKFRVYAGSNAVFTQKFTAEGYDETLDLGNVIAAFNLSSPDRIMISAHWDSRPRADMDSDSTRKDEAILGADDGGSGVAVLLELARMFKENPPPIGVDIVLFDGEDYGKSGNLDLYFLGSRYWAKNPPVPGYSPRFGILLDMVGAKGARFPKEQYSVRFAPNLVDEVWNIASEKGYKNYFLDEKGAAVSDDHVIVNEQAGIPIINIINHSRTGRGNTDFAPYWHTHDDNMEIISKKTLQAVGDVMAELIYNRL
- the prmA gene encoding 50S ribosomal protein L11 methyltransferase, producing MEYVELRISLKDDFHELLIAELFDLDFEGFEQEDDMLVATIPSKRFDDSKREDIEQKLMIFGLGTVILSEKVIPPQNWNEEWERTIQPQTIGQFYVHPTWSGTGGELGDKIELMIDPKMAFGTGYHATTQVMLEWLPEVISKGDKVLDAGTGTGILAIAALKVGADSAFGFDVDEWSETNARENILLNDVGNFQVKLGSTEVIPKGEKYDVILANINRNALIELLPELVIHLGEGGKIVLSGLLEEDEYVMLEQPVLKDLTHMETRNHLEWIAIMFQA
- a CDS encoding RNA polymerase sigma factor — translated: MPEENSEIKNNSPRQNASASSLEDDKFVAEALAGREDSYKKLVDKYQKPLYFHIRKMIKEVELVEDLVQEVFMKAFHNLSTYSNEYAFSTWLYRIATNHTIDYLRKKKLQTLSINQPYQTKDGEMEIQLPDDNFLTDQPVIKKERKQIVQNAIENLPEKYRAVIEMRHMEEKSYQEIAEILDLPLGTVKAHIFRARELLYKALIDKRDKF